The Ciconia boyciana chromosome 34, ASM3463844v1, whole genome shotgun sequence genome segment cccctaGCCCCGCCCCTCCAGCACCATTCAGCGTGGGCCAGAGCCCTGCTCCCTTAGCCCACCCCCTCCCTGGttgtgcccccagccccactccccaCGGGTACATCCCCCCACCTGCCGCCCCCGAGGGGACAATCCCGAGTCCCCCCCAATGCGTCCCCGCAGGTTGAGCTGGCTCTCGCCGTGGCGGCTGAGGTAGATGGCGCGAGGGGTGACGTGGATGTTCATCAAGTAGTAGACGGTACGGCTCTGGATGTGGCCCTGCACCCGGTTAGCCAGGTACCGCAACCCCACGTCGAAGATCTTGATGTAGGACAGCCCGCTTAcggcacggggtgggggggggacaaCAGGACACACACGACCCCCACGTCAGTCTCGgggaggggggtccccaagCCAAGGCGGGGTGGGGACGACACCGGGTTTGGTGGCACCTGTCCAGCTGCTCGTCCAGGGGCTCGTAGGTGGCTTTGTAGCACTCGATGCGCTTGAGGAAGTCggccaccacctcctcctgggCGCAGCCTTTGTAGTCGGGGCTGCTCAGCTTCACTtgctggggtgaggggggggcACAATTTTTGGGGTGACACACACGTGTAGGGGTCCCCATCGTGTGTcgtgtccccctccccttccccaggttCTCACCTTGATGTTCTCCTCGATGATGGTGGGGTCGTCGCAAATGGACTCGATGAAGAGAACCTGGGGGGGGTAAAAGGGGGTCACTGATACCCCCCCCATGCTGTGAGCACCCCCAAAGCCGTGTCCCTATTCTGCCCCAATGCTGTGAACACCCCCAAAGCAGTGTTGCTGTCCCCCCATATTGTGAACTCCCCCAAAGCAGTGCCACTGTCCCCCCAAATGCTGTGAACACCCCCAAAACAGTGCCGCCGTCCCCTCAATGTGCTGCAGACCCCCCCCAAAGCAGTGCCACCGTCCCCCCATATTGTGAACACCCCCAAAGCAGTGCCACTGTCCCCCCAAATGCTGTGAACACCCCCAAAACAGTGCCGCCGTCCCCTCAATGTGCTGCAGACCCCCCAAAGCAGTGCCACTGTCCCCCAAATGCTGTGAACACCCCCAAAACAGTGCCGCCGTCCCCTCAATGTGCTGCAGACCCCCCAAAGCAGTCCCACCGTCCCCCATATTGTGAACACCCCCAAAGCAGTGCCACTGTCCCCCCAAATGCTGTGAACACCCCCAAAGCAGTGCCACTGTCCCCCCATATTGTGAACACCCCCAAAGCAGTGCCACTGTCCCCCCAAATGCTGTGAACACCCCCAAAACAGTGCCGCCGTCCCCTCAATGTGCTGCAGACCCCCCCAAAGCAGTGCCACTGTCCCCCAAATGCTGTGAACACCCCCAAAGCAGTGCTACTGTCCCCCCCATATTGTGAACACCCCCAAAGCAGTGCCACTGTCCCCCAAATGCTGTGAACACCCCAAAGCAGTGCCACTGTCCCCCCATATTGTGAACACCCCCCAAAGCAGTGCCACTGTCCCCCCAAATGCTGTGAACACCCCCAAAACAGTGCCGCCGTCCCCTCAATGTGCTGCAGACCCCCCAAAGCAGTCCCACCGTCCCCCATATTGTGAACACCCCAAAGCAGTGCCACTGTGCCCCCAAATGCTGTGAACACCCCAAATGCTGTGAACACCCCCAAAACAGTGCCGCCGTCCCCTCAATGTGCTGCAGACCCCCCAAAGCAGTTCCACCGCCCCCATGCTGTGAACACCCCCAAAACAGTGCTGCCATCCTCTTTAATGTGCTGTAgacacccccgcccccccccaatTCTATAAGCCCCCCAAAAATACTTTGTGGACTCCCCCAAATTCTGCCACCGGTACCTTGTAGCCGTTCTCCTTCGCGAACTGCAGGATCAGGGCCCGGCGTTCCCGCGTCGTGTTGGTGGCATCGAACAcctgagggtttgggggggcagtttggaccccccccccaaaaaaaaaagagaggggggatttttgtgaaaggaagggggggggtgTCTTACCGCCACTTGCCCCTCCTCGGAGCTTAGGTAGGTGCGGACGTCCTTAAGGGCGGCCAGGGCGCACTGCCTGGGGGGGGAAAattttttgttgggggggggagcTATCAGCTatgccccccccaaaaaaaaaaaaaaaagtaccccCAAAATGCCCCCCCCAACCTGCGGATTTGCATGGCCTCCTCGTTATCGTGGCGGAAAAACTCGTAGTTCTTGTAGCTCTGCACGGCTTCACGCCGGTACTGCCCCACGTTAAACACTGCATTGGGGGGTGTTAGGGGTACCCCAaaccctcccccacccccaaaaaaaccactcACCCCGCGTCGGGGTGCCGATCCAGTTGAGATAACGAGTGAGTTTACGGGAGATGTAGGTCTTGCCGCGGGCCGGTAACCCCACCATGATCACCATGGTGGGGCAGTTGGTAAATTGGGGTACCGAGGCTGTGGGGGGGTCAGTGTTtagcccccctcccccaattGGCTCCTGCACCCCAATTTGGGGCAGACCAATGCCCGGGGGGGAAatcccccgcccctcccccagggcaggtgcccccccccccccaaaataaagcCCCCCCACTTACATCCCCGTCGCGGGCCGTGGGAGCGAAGGGGACCCACACTTTTGCAGGGGGTCTGCGTCAGCTGCCCCGATGCCGCCGCCATGCCTCTGCCCTCTGCCCCCTGCACCGGTCAATGTCCCCACAGCCACGCTCTGTGTCgtcgtgtgtccccccctccccgtgtgtgtgtgtcccccccctttttttttttgtttttttgttttacctgGGATTTTGGGTGATTTCTCCTCCATTTTAGGGGGGGCTGGTGGGTGCTGCCGTTGCCCCCCGGGAAGGTCGGAGGTAATGCTATACCTTGGCCGGTCGCCGGGTTGGGAGGGAGGATGGGACaacgcgggggggggggaggtgtgcAGTGCCCCCCCCATGGGGGCCCGATCCTGTCCCCTTAGGGGACTCAatcctgccccccccccttGGGGGTCCCAATCCTGTCACCTTGAGGGTCCTGATCCTGTCCCCCTTGGGGTCCTGACTCTGTCCCCTTAGGGGACTCAATCCTGACCCCCCCCCTTGGGGGTCCCGATCCTGTCCTCCTTGGGGGGGGGTCATGATCCTGTCGCCCTGGGGGGCCCGATCCTGTCCCCTTGGGGGTCCTGGTCTCATCACTGTGGGGGTCCCAATCCTGTCCCCCTCTGGAGCCTGATCCTGTCCCCCCCCTGCCGGAGCTGCTGGCTCTGTTGTCCTGGGGGTCCTGATTCTGTCCCCATGGGGGTCTCAATCCTGTCACCTTGGGGGTCCTGATCCTGTCCCCATAGGGGTCCCAATCCTGTCCCCTTGGGGGTCTCAATCCTGTCACCTTGGGGGTCCCGATCCTGTCCCCATAGGGGTCCCAATTCTGTCCCCTTGGAGGTCCTGATCCTGTCCCCTTGGGGGTCCTGATCCTGTCCCCTTGGAGGTCCCGATCCTGTCACCTTGGGGGTCCCGATCCTGTCCCCTTAGGGGTCCCAATTCTGTCCCCTTGCGTGTCCCGATCCTGTCACCTTGAGAGTGCTGATCCTGTCACCTTGGGGCTCCCAGTCCTGTCCCCTTGGGGGTCCTGATCCCATTCCCCTGGGGGACCAGATCCTGTCCCCTTGGGGGTCCAGATCCTGTCACCCTGGGGGTCTCAGTCCTGTCACCTTGGGGGTCCTGATCCGGTCCCCTTAGGAGTCCTGATCCTGTCACCTTGAGGGTCCTGACTCCATCCCCCTGGGgctccttgtcctgtccctTTGGGGGTCCCGATCCTGTCCCCTTGGGGGTCTCAGTCCTGTCCCCTTAGGGGGTCCTGATCCTGTCCCCTTGGGGGTCCCGATCCTGTCACCTTGGGGGTCTCAGTCCTGTCACCTTGGGGTCCCGATCCTGTCACCCTGGGGATCCCAATCCTGTCACCTTGGGGGTCTCAGTCCTGTCACCTTGGGGGTCCCGATCCTGTCCCCTTGGGGGTCCCGATCCTGTCACCTTGGGGGTCTCAGTCCTGTCACCTTGGGGTCCCGATCCTGTCACCCTGGGGATCCCAATCCTGTCACCTTGGGGGTCTCAGTCCTGTCCCCTTAGGGGGTCCTGATCCTGTCCCCTTGGGGGTCCCGATCCTGTCCCCTTGGGGGTCCCGATCCTGTCACCTTGGGGGTCTCAGTCCTGTCACCTTGGGGGTCCCGATCCTGTCCCCTTGGGGGTCCCGATCCTGTCACCTTGGGGGTCTCAGTCCTGTCACCTTGGGGTCCCAATCCTGTCCTCTTGGGGGTCCCGATCCTGTCACCTTGGGGTCCCGATCCTGTCACCCTGGGGATCCCAATCCTGTCACCTTGGGGGTCTCAGTCCTGTCACCTTGGGGGTCCTGATCCTGTCCCCTTGGGGGTCCCGATCCTGTCCCCTTGGAGGTCCCGATCCTGTCACCTTGGGGGTCTCAGTTCTGTCACCTTGGGGTCCCAATCCTGTCCCCTTGGGGGTCCCgatcctgtccccatcccccggAGGTCCCGATCCCCTCCCCCGCAGGACTCCCCACCCCCGTGGCACTCCCCACCCGTGTCTCCCCGTCgtgtcccctccttcctcctcctcctcctcctcctcctcccccgagccccgcccctctcccctccctccccccgctCGCATTggccgggcggcgggagggccATGGCTGCCATCCGCAGCGTGAAGGTACCGAGAACCACCACCAGACCCACCCGTGGACCACCGGGACAGCGTGGGGGGGACACACCGGTCCCCTCTCCTCACcgctgacccccccccccctcttgTCTCCTCACCCTCTCCAGGGACTGGTGGCACTGGTGACCGGTGGTGCCTCGGGACTGGGACGAGCCACGGTGGAGCGGCTGGTGGAGCAGGGGGCTCGGGTGGTCCTCCTCGACCTACCCACCTCACCGGGGGTCCAGCTGGCCAAGGAGCTGGGAGAGCGCTGCGCCTTCGCCCCCGCCGATGTGAGCACCCGTGTGGGAGCGGGTTGAGTCTACGGGGGTGGCTTCACCTTGACGTGGGGGTCCACCTTGAACCGTAGGTGACGTCGGCCGAGGAGGTGGGGGCCGCCCTGGCCTTGGCCCAGAAGGAGTTTGGGCGCCTGGACCTGGCGGTCAACTGCGCCGGCGTGGGCATCGCCGTCAAGACCTACAACAGCAAGAAGGACAAGGTGCACGAGCTGGAGGACTTCCAGAAGGTCATCAACGTGAGTGCGGCGGGGGGGGAGTTGGGGAGTGTCCGCGGTCAACGGGGTGGGTGTGGAGTGTGTCCCAGGTCGAtggggtgggtgtggggtgTCCGCGGTCAACGGGGTGGTTGTGGGGTGTCCCAGGTCAACAGGGTGGGTGTGGGGTGTCTACAGTCAACGGGGTGGTTGTGGGGTGTCCCAGGTCAACAGGGTGGGTGTGGGGTGTCCCATGTTGATGGGGTGGTTGTGGGGTGTCCACAGTCGAtggggtgggtgtggggtgTCCCAGGTCAATGGGGTGGTTGTGGGGTGCCCTAGGTCAATGGGGTGGTTGTGGGGTGTCCCCGGTCAATGGGGTGGTTGTGGGGTGTCCACAGTCGAtggggtgggtgtggggtgTCCATAGTCAACGGGGTGGTTGTGGGGTGTCCCCGGTCAAtggggtgggtgtggggtgCCCTAGGTCGATGGGGTGGTTGTGGGGTGTCCACAGTCGAtggggtgggtgtggggtgTCCATAGTCAACAGGGTGCTTGTGGGGTGTCCCCGGTCGAtggggtgggtgtggggtgTCCATAGTCAACAGGGTGCTTGTGGGGTGTCCCCGGTCaatggggtggctgtggggtgtCCTAGATCAATGGGGTGGTTGTGGGGTGTCCCCAGTCAACAGGGTGCTTGTGGGGTGTCCCCGGTCAAtggggtgggtgtggggtgTCCATGGTCAACGGGGTGGTTGTGGGGTGTCCCAGGTCAACGGTTGGTTGTGGGTGTGGGGTGTCCCTGGCCAACGGCGTGACCTTGGGGGGGTCGAGGGTGGTCCCAGGCACAGCACGAGATGCCGTGGGGGTGTCAAGAGGATTTCGGGGCGTCCCCGGATCCACCCCaaacctctccctccccaaggTGAACCTGGTGGGAACCTTCAACGTCATCCGCCTCAGCGCCCGGCTGATGAGCCACAACAAACCCGACCCCGACGGCCACCGAGGCCTGGTGGTCAACACCGCCAGCGTGGCCGCCTTCGAGGGACAGGTGAGGGGCACCACCGGCAATGGGGGCTAGTGGGGGGCGGACACCCCAAAATCTCACCCGTCTTCTCCATAGGTGGGTCAAGCGGCCTACTCGGCCTCCAAAGGCGGCATCGTGGGGATGACCCTCCCCATCGCCCGTGACCTGGCGCCGCTGGGGATCCGGGTGGTCACCATCGCTCCCGGTAAGGACGCGGAGGAGACGTAGGGTGGGAAACGAAGtttgggaggggggggggcatgCCCTGAttcacccctttttttttttttttttttttggggggggggttgttgttcCTCAGGGTTGTTCTCCACCCCGTTGTTGGCCGGTTTGCCCGAACGGGTTCGGAATTTTTTGGGACAACAAGTGCCTTTTCCTTCTCGCTTGGGACACCCCGCCGAATACGCCCACCTAGTCCAGGCCTTGGCCGAGAACCCCATGATCAACGGGGAGGTGGTGAGGTTGGACGGGGCCCTCCGCATGCAGCCCTAATTTTGGGGGCCCCCCCGTACCCCAATTTTGGGGTgtgggttgggggggggggcgggggagggggtgtccaCCCTGAGGGATGGAGAGCTGGGATGaacccccacagccccagggatGGACGCCGTGGCTGGATGCTCCTCAGGGGACGCTCCGAGGATGGGGACGCGGATTGGGGACAACCCCCCGCGAGTGGGGACACCCCCCTCCACGAGTGGGGTCACCCCCGGGATTTGGGGggacaccccccgcc includes the following:
- the PFKFB1 gene encoding 6-phosphofructo-2-kinase/fructose-2,6-bisphosphatase 1 produces the protein MEEKSPKIPASVPQFTNCPTMVIMVGLPARGKTYISRKLTRYLNWIGTPTRVFNVGQYRREAVQSYKNYEFFRHDNEEAMQIRRQCALAALKDVRTYLSSEEGQVAVFDATNTTRERRALILQFAKENGYKVLFIESICDDPTIIEENIKQVKLSSPDYKGCAQEEVVADFLKRIECYKATYEPLDEQLDSGLSYIKIFDVGLRYLANRVQGHIQSRTVYYLMNIHVTPRAIYLSRHGESQLNLRGRIGGDSGLSPRGRQYAQALSQFIRSQSIRELKVWTSHMKRTIETAEALGVPYEQWKALNEIDAGVCEEMTYEEIQERYPQEFALRDQDKYRYRYPKGEVNLDDNGEGGVRRVLGDPPPPACPPPPSLSRTRTWCSGWSPSSWSWSGRRTSWSSATKPSCAACWLTSWIKARMSCPTSSAPTHRPQADPVAYGCDVESIFLNVEAVNTHRERPQNVDISRPPAEALVTVPEHY
- the HSD17B10 gene encoding 3-hydroxyacyl-CoA dehydrogenase type-2, whose product is MAAIRSVKGLVALVTGGASGLGRATVERLVEQGARVVLLDLPTSPGVQLAKELGERCAFAPADVTSAEEVGAALALAQKEFGRLDLAVNCAGVGIAVKTYNSKKDKVHELEDFQKVINVNLVGTFNVIRLSARLMSHNKPDPDGHRGLVVNTASVAAFEGQVGQAAYSASKGGIVGMTLPIARDLAPLGIRVVTIAPGLFSTPLLAGLPERVRNFLGQQVPFPSRLGHPAEYAHLVQALAENPMINGEVVRLDGALRMQP